The Paenibacillus uliginis N3/975 genome has a window encoding:
- the rlmB gene encoding 23S rRNA (guanosine(2251)-2'-O)-methyltransferase RlmB — protein MQEEEIIAGKHSVTEALRSGRTINKIWIAENAQKHLTMPIIAEARKLGIVIQNVDKRKLDQMVPGVQHQGVVAQTAPYAYVEVDDLLKIAEDKGQAPFLLILDEIEDPHNLGSILRTADCTGAHGVILPKRRSAQITATVSKTSAGAVEYVPVARVTNLAQTIEQLKEMGVWVVGTVVDAVEEIYDTEVFNGPVAIVIGNESKGMGRLIREKCDVLVKLPMAGQINSLNASVAAGVVMYEVLRRRRLQG, from the coding sequence ATGCAGGAAGAAGAAATCATTGCGGGTAAGCACTCCGTCACCGAGGCGCTCCGCTCAGGGCGTACGATCAACAAGATCTGGATAGCCGAAAATGCGCAGAAGCATTTGACGATGCCAATTATCGCCGAAGCCAGAAAGCTGGGTATTGTTATTCAAAATGTCGATAAACGCAAACTGGATCAGATGGTGCCGGGGGTACAGCACCAAGGTGTTGTTGCTCAGACCGCTCCTTATGCGTATGTGGAAGTAGATGACCTTCTGAAAATTGCCGAAGATAAGGGACAGGCCCCATTCCTGTTGATTCTCGATGAAATTGAGGATCCACATAACCTTGGGTCCATTCTAAGAACGGCTGATTGCACAGGTGCACACGGTGTTATCCTGCCAAAGCGGCGTTCTGCGCAGATTACAGCTACTGTGTCCAAGACTTCAGCTGGCGCTGTTGAGTATGTCCCGGTGGCAAGAGTTACGAATCTCGCTCAAACGATAGAGCAGCTGAAAGAAATGGGAGTATGGGTTGTCGGAACGGTCGTAGATGCGGTTGAAGAGATCTATGATACTGAGGTGTTTAATGGTCCGGTTGCGATCGTAATCGGCAATGAGAGCAAAGGAATGGGCAGGCTCATCCGTGAGAAGTGTGACGTCCTTGTCAAGCTGCCAATGGCAGGCCAGATCAACTCGCTGAATGCATCGGTGGCTGCCGGTGTCGTAATGTATGAAGTACTACGCCGTCGCCGTCTTCAAGGTTAG
- a CDS encoding Mini-ribonuclease 3, producing MSGGDNKELEGGWFPFPPSRPVRLIPPIVLAYIGDAIYEVAVRQYLISLPNLRPHHLHRTATNLVSAKAQSRILSFLDPMLTEEERDIVRQGRNAKSGSLPKNADVLEYRHATAFECLIGYLYYVEHHDRLRELIGQAIEYMVNPAE from the coding sequence ATGAGCGGCGGTGACAACAAGGAACTGGAGGGGGGATGGTTTCCCTTCCCTCCTTCCAGGCCCGTCCGCCTCATTCCACCTATCGTGCTCGCCTACATTGGAGATGCAATTTATGAAGTTGCGGTTCGCCAGTATTTGATCTCCTTGCCGAATCTCCGGCCGCATCATTTACATCGTACAGCTACAAACCTTGTGTCAGCAAAAGCACAGAGTCGAATTTTGTCTTTTCTTGACCCAATGTTGACGGAAGAAGAACGGGATATTGTACGGCAGGGAAGGAATGCCAAGTCAGGCAGTCTTCCGAAGAATGCCGACGTTCTGGAGTATCGGCATGCCACGGCTTTTGAATGCCTGATAGGTTATCTTTATTATGTAGAACACCATGACCGTCTTCGGGAATTAATCGGGCAAGCCATCGAGTATATGGTTAATCCCGCTGAATAG
- a CDS encoding NYN domain-containing protein has protein sequence MADWRDVLLVDGYNMIGGWPFLAQLANIGMQEARDALLEKLADYQAFSGLRVIAVFDAYRVPGLGKSFTQGKVQVYFTKEKETADECIERLVVDFSHRRRKIYVATSDLMEQHIIFALGALRISARELLSQVEQSEREVKLKIKEDQAKSTRNTLDGQLSEDVRKMFERWRRE, from the coding sequence ATGGCCGATTGGCGGGATGTGCTGCTGGTCGATGGTTATAACATGATCGGCGGATGGCCTTTCCTTGCACAACTCGCAAATATTGGTATGCAGGAGGCTCGGGATGCTCTTCTGGAGAAACTGGCCGATTACCAGGCTTTCTCGGGCCTTCGTGTCATTGCTGTTTTTGACGCTTACCGTGTACCGGGGCTGGGCAAATCTTTTACTCAGGGTAAGGTGCAAGTATACTTCACCAAGGAAAAAGAAACTGCCGATGAATGCATTGAACGTCTTGTTGTAGATTTCAGTCACCGTCGGCGTAAAATATATGTCGCTACAAGTGACCTGATGGAGCAGCACATTATTTTTGCACTCGGTGCTCTACGGATTTCAGCCCGTGAACTGCTCAGTCAAGTGGAGCAAAGTGAACGGGAAGTAAAACTCAAAATTAAAGAGGACCAGGCTAAATCAACGAGAAACACACTAGATGGCCAACTGTCTGAGGATGTCCGTAAAATGTTTGAGCGATG